In Silene latifolia isolate original U9 population chromosome X, ASM4854445v1, whole genome shotgun sequence, the following proteins share a genomic window:
- the LOC141622138 gene encoding anthocyanidin 3-O-glucosyltransferase 5-like has protein sequence MSKSSKPHVALLASPALGHLIPMVELANRLVAQHGFTVTVFAVARDGHGVDDELLRSASSKWDNGLFNYVVLPNVVDFSFELEPDADVITVILARVRVTLPALRSLIFNMKVKPTALIVDQFGIEALNVVGDEFNMLKYVFVATSAWFLAYYAYLPYVGNNVNPNKPFNIPGCESILGWDLPVPSIFSDNSVNRSFVSVGRDSMTATDGILVNTWENLEPRTLKAFEDKELLKSIVKAPVYPIGPVIRRPEPVEKTELTEWLDVQPDKSVIYVSFGSGGTMSTQQTIELASGLELSKHRFIWVIRPPVENESFASFFKSEQNTNEKLDESIYRCLPNGFLDRTRDLGKVIPRWAPQTEILQHRSVGGFISHCGWNSVMESIVNGLPIIGWPLYAEQDMNSTMLAEHLGIAIRPKVKPSKEVVTREEIEKMVKHVMGNEGFGLRRTVEDLKMRADQALNESGSSYCALSKFAKDCVKKFEKDMHVFDESSYFS, from the coding sequence ATGTCTAAATCATCAAAGCCACATGTTGCTCTTTTAGCAAGTCCCGCATTAGGCCATCTAATCCCAATGGTTGAACTAGCCAACCGTCTTGTAGCCCAACATGGGTTCACTGTCACAGTTTTCGCCGTGGCCAGGGATGGCCATGGGGTCGATGATGAGCTGCTTCGGTCAGCCTCCTCGAAGTGGGACAATGGCCTCTTCAACTATGTCGTCCTTCCTAACGTTGTCGATTTCTCATTTGAGCTTGAGCCTGATGCTGATGTAATCACCGTTATCTTGGCTAGAGTTAGGGTCACCTTACCTGCCCTACGGTCTTTAATTTTCAATATGAAGGTTAAACCGACGGCCTTGATCGTCGATCAATTCGGGATTGAGGCCTTAAATGTGGTGGGTGATGAGTTTAATATGTTGAAATATGTATTCGTTGCTACAAGTGCATGGTTCTTGGCCTACTATGCATACTTGCCTTACGTCGGAAATAACGTTAACCCGAATAAGCCCTTTAATATCCCTGGATGTGAATCGATCTTGGGTTGGGATTTACCCGTACCCTCAATTTTCTCCGATAATAGCGTCAATCGCTCTTTCGTCAGTGTTGGACGTGACAGCATGACCGCTACTGACGGTATTTTAGTTAACACATGGGAGAATCTCGAACCTCGAACACTCAAGGCATTTGAGGATAAAGAATTATTAAAATCCATTGTTAAGGCACCTGTTTATCCTATTGGACCAGTGATTCGAAGGCCTGAACCCGTCGAAAAAACGGAATTAACCGAGTGGTTGGATGTTCAACCCGATAAGTCGGTTATATATGTATCGTTCGGAAGTGGTGGTACTATGTCAACTCAACAAACTATAGAGTTGGCTTCCGGTTTAGAGTTGAGTAAGCATAGATTTATATGGGTAATTCGGCCTCCTGTCGAAAATGAGAGTTTTGCTTCGTTTTTTAAGTCTGAGCAGAACACGAATGAGAAGTTGGATGAATCGATATACAGGTGTCTACCAAATGGGTTCTTGGATCGAACTCGAGATCTCGGGAAAGTAATTCCAAGGTGGGCACCCCAAACGGAAATCCTCCAACATAGATCGGTTGGCGGGTTTATAAGTCATTGTGGGTGGAATTCCGTGATGGAGAGTATTGTCAATGGATTGCCAATAATTGGTTGGCCTCTTTATGCTGAACAAGATATGAATTCAACAATGTTGGCTGAACATCTCGGGATTGCGATTCGACCTAAGGTGAAACCTAGCAAGGAGGTAGTTACAAGGGAAGAGATTGAAAAAATGGTGAAGCATGTTATGGGAAATGAAGGTTTCGGTCTGAGGAGAACTGTCGAAGACCTAAAAATGCGCGCAGATCAAGCCTTGAATGAGAGTGGTTCTTCCTATTGTGCATTATCCAAATTTGCTAAAGATTGTGTGAAGAAGTTTGAGAAGGACATGCATGTATTCGATGAGTCGAGCTACTTTAGTTGA